From Sporichthya brevicatena, one genomic window encodes:
- a CDS encoding MFS transporter, protein MSFASDFRAVVQHRDFRKLYATRLAGQASDGMFQMALASYVFFSPERQADAGAAAAALATLLLPYTFIGPFAGVYLDRWRRRHVLVRANLMRASLVGVVAALAWTGVTGVALFATALVAISINRFFLTTLGASLPHVVDRDDLIMANSVSATSGTMASLAGGGLGLALHQSMAGGRGTDAALMLAAVAGYLCSALLACRIERDLLGPDGSVPTMSAGQALRTTAAGLAGGARHVWARPMARNCLAVLAAQRFCYGTGTIATLLLYRNYFNDPEHGVDAAMRGLGLVFGAAGAGFFVAATITPVITRRIGKPAWIVLALTAAAVFGFALVAPYEPPPLVLGAFLLGIAAQSVKLCVDTIVQESVEDAFRGRVFALADMLFNLAFVGAAAVASLVMPESGKSYALLSAVSIGYAVTAVLFLRTALRQPATASAPASAALQIP, encoded by the coding sequence GTGTCCTTCGCGTCGGACTTCCGTGCGGTGGTGCAGCACCGGGACTTCCGCAAGCTGTACGCCACACGGCTGGCCGGGCAGGCCTCGGACGGCATGTTCCAGATGGCGCTGGCGTCCTACGTCTTCTTCTCGCCGGAGCGCCAGGCCGACGCCGGCGCCGCGGCGGCCGCCCTCGCGACGCTGCTGCTGCCGTACACCTTCATCGGCCCGTTCGCCGGGGTGTACCTCGACCGGTGGCGGCGCCGGCACGTCCTGGTGCGGGCCAACCTCATGCGCGCGAGCCTCGTCGGCGTCGTCGCTGCCCTCGCGTGGACCGGGGTCACCGGCGTCGCGCTGTTCGCCACCGCGCTGGTCGCGATCTCGATCAACCGGTTCTTCCTGACCACACTCGGGGCGTCGCTCCCGCACGTCGTCGACCGCGACGACCTGATCATGGCGAACTCGGTCTCGGCGACCTCCGGAACGATGGCGTCCCTCGCGGGCGGTGGGCTCGGGCTCGCGCTGCACCAGAGCATGGCCGGCGGCCGGGGCACCGACGCCGCGTTGATGCTCGCGGCCGTGGCCGGCTACCTCTGCTCGGCGCTGCTGGCGTGCCGGATCGAGCGCGACCTGCTCGGCCCGGACGGCAGCGTCCCCACGATGTCGGCCGGTCAGGCCCTGCGCACCACGGCGGCCGGGCTGGCGGGCGGGGCCCGGCACGTCTGGGCGCGGCCGATGGCGCGCAACTGTCTCGCGGTGCTCGCCGCGCAGCGCTTCTGCTACGGCACCGGCACGATCGCGACGCTGCTGCTGTACCGCAACTACTTCAACGACCCGGAGCACGGCGTCGACGCCGCGATGCGGGGGCTCGGCCTGGTCTTCGGCGCCGCCGGGGCCGGCTTCTTCGTCGCCGCCACGATCACCCCGGTGATCACGCGGCGGATCGGCAAGCCGGCCTGGATCGTCCTCGCGCTGACGGCCGCCGCGGTCTTCGGCTTCGCGCTGGTCGCCCCCTACGAGCCGCCGCCCCTGGTGCTCGGGGCGTTTCTGCTCGGGATCGCCGCCCAGTCGGTGAAGCTCTGCGTCGACACGATCGTGCAGGAGTCGGTCGAGGACGCCTTCCGCGGTCGGGTCTTCGCCCTCGCCGACATGCTGTTCAACCTCGCGTTCGTCGGCGCGGCCGCCGTCGCCTCGCTCGTGATGCCGGAGTCGGGCAAGTCCTACGCCCTGCTCTCGGCCGTCAGCATCGGCTACGCCGTCACCGCCGTCCTGTTCCTCCGCACCGCCCTCAGGCAGCCGGCGACCGCGTCGGCGCCGGCGTCCGCGGCGCTCCAGATCCCCTGA